ACAATGCCAGCATGTGAGGAAGGCACATCCATTGTGGCCTTATCAGACTCTAGCGTGAGAATAGATTGCTCCTTCTGAACTTGATCGCCAACTTGCACCAAGACCTCAATCACAGGAATATTTTGATAGTCCCCGATATCAGGAACAACAACCTCAATAGCCAAAGCCCCTCCAATAAGTATCAAAACTAAATATGAAAATTATTTTGGAATAATCCCACCAAAATAGGATGCTAATTATTGGCTTTAAATCTTAATTTTCAGCATAATATGCCGATATATTGCAACATTAAGGAATTTTATGAAACTAGATACGATAGATATCAGAATATTGAACGAACTGCAAAATGACAGTTCTCACAGCAATGTAGAGTTGGCTAAGCGGGTTCATTTATCACCCTCCCCTTGTCTAATGCGGGTCAAGGCACTCAAAGATAAGGGGGTTATTAGGAACTATGTAGCCCTGGCAGACCCAAAAGTTCTAGGACTGGGTCTAAATGTTTTTATCTCCATCAGCCTGAAGGAGCAATCCAAAGAGGCTTTGGCTGAATTTGAGAAGCGCATCTCTGAACATGATGAGGTCATGGAGTGCTACCTCATGACTGGAGATAGCGACTATCTCATCCGCGTCGCAGTTGCCGATATGGATGCCCTCGAAAAATTTATTTTGGAACAGCTGACACCCATTGCCGGCATTGAAAAAATCCGTTCGAGCTTTGCTCTGAAACAAGTTCGATATAAAACTGCCCTACCACTCCCTAAGTAAGTTGAGCACAAACCTCGTCATTTCATTTAGCGTAGACTTGCAATACTCAATGTAGAGAAATAATAATTATTTAGAGACAAGATTAACAAGGGAATCTATGAACCAAAACAATAAAGTAGCCCTCGTTACTGGAGCCGGTGTTGGGATCGGAAGAGCGGCAGCTAAAGCCCTACTTCATGGCGGCTATCAAGTGGTCCTTACTGGACGTAATGTAGATAAGCTTCAAAAGGCGATTGCTGATATTGGTGGTAATGCCGATAACTGCTTAGCAGTTGCCTGTGATGTTGGTAAACCAGATCAAGTGAAAAAACTGTTTGCTGCTATTAAAGAAAAGTTTGGTCGCATTGATGTGCTCTTTAATAACGCCGGCATTGGTGCTCCTGCAATCCCAATGGAAGATCTCACCTACGAACAATGGATGGATGTAGTCAATGCCAATCTTTGTGGTGCGTTCTTATGTTCACAGGAGGCCATTCGAATGATGAAGGCGCAATCCCCACAGGGCGGCAGAATTATTAACAACGGATCTATTTCCGCTCACGCACCAAGACCAATGTCAGCACCCTATACGACAACTAAACATGCTATTAGCGGTCTCACCAAAACGATTTCTTTAGATGGTCGCCCGTTCAATATTGCTTGCGGCCAAATCGATATTGGCAATGCCGCTACTGAAATGACTGAGCGCATGGCCGCAGGCATCATGCAAGCCGATCAGTCCATCAAGGTTGAGCCGCGCATGGATGTAGATCATGTTGGCCAAGCTGTTCTCCACATGGCCCAGCTACCTCTAGAGAGCAACATTCTCAATATGACCATCATGGCAACCAACATGCCATTTGTCGGTCGAGGTTAATCAAGTGTTCTTGTAAATTAGGCATTGAATTTTTAGATCCAAATAAAATTGTTTAATACTTTATTTCGTCCTCATCAATTAATGCTTATCTTTATCTTTGTATTTGTTTCTTCATTATTACTTTATGCGAATATATTTAAACCCGAGTCACGCACAAAAACTACATGGCAAACTGCAGTAAATGAAACAATAGAGGGGGAATTTTGCTCGAGTGTTAAAAAAGATCTTACTGCCTGGGAAATATCAAAAGACGTCGTTCACAGAAAAAGTTTTGAAAATCAGCTAACAACTACGATATCAAATATAAAAAGAAGTTTCGGCTATTTTCCGAAATTATTTACTGTGCCCCCAGAATTTCCAATTAAATATTACTTTGATGAAAGCAATACTCTTTCCTGCGATGGTGCAACTGCAAAGTGGTTAATTCTAGTTCCCCAAACATAGATGACATAATGACCTTTTTTGTTTACAGCACTCTTTGGGGCCATTTCTTAAAGTAATACTCAAAAAAATACCCGTCTACGTAGACGGGTATAAATTTGAAACTAGCTGGAGACTACAACTTTATCCTACCCCAATATCCTAAAAAGATAAAAACAAATTATTTCCCCCGTAAACCAAGATTATTCCGAGCTTTAGCTTAAGTTTAAGCTCTCTGACTATGACAGCAGACTGGCGTTACTTAAAGTAACGCTTAAAAGACAAAACCCCCACCATTACTGATGAGGGTTTGCATTTCTGGTGCGCCCACCAGGACTTGAATCTGGGGCCAAAAATTAATTACTTTATTTGACTACCGCTGCAGAAACCAGCTGCTTAATCATGCGGCGATAGTACGGTCGAATTGGGCCTGGAACTTGACTCATGACGACAACAGCCATCTGCTCCTTAGGATCAATCCAAAAGAATGTACCCGCTGCGCCAGCCCACATGTGTTCACCAGGAGAGCCATCAACAGATGCTAGGCCCTGACCTTGGCGAACCATAAAACCGAGACCAAAAGTGTAGCCATCAACACCCATCAGCAATTGACCAGGCGAAAGCGGTACCGTTGTTCTACTGCCCAACATATCAGATGCCATCAAATTAACTGTCATTGGCGACAAAATTCTTTGGCCATTTAACTCACCACCATTGAGCATCATGCTGGCAAAGTTTAGATAGTCACCAGCCGTACCTGCTGCCCCTGCACCACCCGAATCATTGTTTGGCTTGATGGTGACATCTAGCAACTTGATAGGAGCTTTATTAAATGGATCAGTTGTGAATGGCTCAGCAATACGTGACTGCTTATCCGCAGGGACAGAAAATGCAGTGTCCTTCATCTGCAAAGGAGTAAACAAACGCTCTTGTAGGAAATCCCCAAGACGTTTGCCGGAGGCTACTTCAACTACGCGACCCAACAAGTCTACGGACATACCGTATTCCCAGTTAGTCCCAGGCTGAGTACTTAATGGTGCCTTTGCAATACCCGTGATCATTTCTTGCGGGGTGACACGACGTTGATCATAGTCAGTACCGCCTGCCACATAAAGACCAGCATCGGTATATGCCTTCTTGATATTAGGATTGGAAGTAATTTCTGGGTAGCCAATTCCTGATGTGTGGCGTAAAAGATCCTGTACTGTAATTGGCTTTGCTGCAGGCACTAAGGAGTATTCCATATTGCCACTACTATCTTTTGTTCCTACGCTAACTTGCATATTGGCAAACTCAGGCATGAACTTAGAGATTGGATCGGCTAACTGAATCTTGCCCTCTTCTGCCAAAATCATTGCTGCAACAGATGCTAGCGGCTTGGTCATTGAATAGATTCTAAAAATAGAATCTTTGCTCATAGGCTTATTGGTGCTTTTATCTTGATAACCCACTACCTCTGAATAAACCAACTTTCCTTTGCGGTTGATCATGACTACCGCACCAGGAATATTGCCTTTATCTACCTCAGCCTGCAAAGAGGCCTTCACATTTTTCAATCTCGCAGATGACATGCCAACATCCTCAGGCTTTGCTGTTGGAATGTTTTGTGCAATCGCTAAGTTGCTGATAAAAAAGCTTGCTACAAGTAACTTATTAATAAGATTTTTTTGATATCGCATGTCGGTCTCCTTGTTGTATTAATTTCGAACGATAATAGCATGTGGTATTTTTCAACCCCAGCATAAATTTAGTGCAGCGCACAAAAATTGCCGGTTACCAATTCAATAGATAAACTAGTACTAACCCCAAACCCTCAAACGTGCGATATCGTGACAGTGCAGAGAAAAAATAAAAGGATGTTTCAAATCAAGGAAACATTCAATTAAATTAAAACTAAAAAAGGAGATTTAATGAAGATCAATGTATATGTGACACGTTTCTTAATGCTAATAGCGAGCGCTTGTATTGCACATTCCGCATTTTCCCAAAACTACCCAATAACACCCCTTTCAGAATCAGCTCTAAAAGCACCTCTTATTATTAACAAACAGGGGAGTTTCTTTGTTGGTGGTCAAGATGTCGAATCTAGCACCCTATCAACCATGCCAGCATTTGGCTCTAAAGGAACGATCACTCTAGATCAGATGTATGTGGCATATCAAATTCCTGTTAAAGCCAAGTCAACCTCCGTTGTCCTGATACATGGTTGTTGCCTAACGGGCAAGACCTGGGAGTCAACTCCAGACAATCGCATGGGATGGAACGAATACTTCGTCCGCAGAGGCTTTCCAACCTATGTCGTTGATCAAGTTGGACGTGGCCGCTCTGCAGTCAATGCGGCCTCTCAAATTAATGCAGTTAAAACAAATCAGGTTCCACCTGAAAAATTACCGACTGTAATTGCCGCTAGCCATGAGGGTGCCTGGCAAATCTTTCGTTTTGGTGCTGAATATCCAAAGACGTTTGAGAACCAAAGATTTCCCATTGCCGCACAAAAAGGCCTTTGGCAACAGATGGTAGCCGACTGGTACTACGGACTAGAAGAGCCTAACGCTACGCCAATAGCATTGTCAACGCTATCAAAAGAGCTCAAAAAAACTGTGTTGATAAGCCATTCACAATCTGGTATTTTTCCATTTAATTCTGCCAAAATTAGTAACGAAGGTATTGCAGGTATCATTTCTATTGAGCCGGCAGTATGTCCCTCAGCAGATTCTGATTTAACGCCTTACTTAAAAATACCCTCACTGGTCATGTTTGGGGATTTTGTTGAGTTATCAACTAGATGGGCTCCGCGATTAAAAGCCTGCCGAGAGTTTGTTACTAAAGTCAATGCGCAAGGCGGCAAGGCTGAATTACTCGTTCTACCTGAAATTGGCATAAAAGGAAATACGCATATGTTGATGCAAGATAACAATTCAATTGAGCTGGCTTCATTACTGAGTACTTGGATTGAAAAATGTCTATCAATTAAATAATTCTCTCTCACGCTATTTCTAAAAGATATTCAAGTATTTAGAAAAACATCACAGATGTAACGTAAAGTAGCAATAAAAAATACCAACCCGAAGGTTGGTATTTTCATTTCTGGTGGGCCCACCAGGACTTGAACCTGGGACCAAAGGATTATGAGTCCTCTGCTCTAACCAACTGAGCTATAGGCCCGTTAGTCTTTGGAT
This genomic stretch from Polynucleobacter corsicus harbors:
- a CDS encoding Lrp/AsnC family transcriptional regulator is translated as MKLDTIDIRILNELQNDSSHSNVELAKRVHLSPSPCLMRVKALKDKGVIRNYVALADPKVLGLGLNVFISISLKEQSKEALAEFEKRISEHDEVMECYLMTGDSDYLIRVAVADMDALEKFILEQLTPIAGIEKIRSSFALKQVRYKTALPLPK
- a CDS encoding SDR family oxidoreductase, whose amino-acid sequence is MNQNNKVALVTGAGVGIGRAAAKALLHGGYQVVLTGRNVDKLQKAIADIGGNADNCLAVACDVGKPDQVKKLFAAIKEKFGRIDVLFNNAGIGAPAIPMEDLTYEQWMDVVNANLCGAFLCSQEAIRMMKAQSPQGGRIINNGSISAHAPRPMSAPYTTTKHAISGLTKTISLDGRPFNIACGQIDIGNAATEMTERMAAGIMQADQSIKVEPRMDVDHVGQAVLHMAQLPLESNILNMTIMATNMPFVGRG
- a CDS encoding serine hydrolase domain-containing protein; this translates as MRYQKNLINKLLVASFFISNLAIAQNIPTAKPEDVGMSSARLKNVKASLQAEVDKGNIPGAVVMINRKGKLVYSEVVGYQDKSTNKPMSKDSIFRIYSMTKPLASVAAMILAEEGKIQLADPISKFMPEFANMQVSVGTKDSSGNMEYSLVPAAKPITVQDLLRHTSGIGYPEITSNPNIKKAYTDAGLYVAGGTDYDQRRVTPQEMITGIAKAPLSTQPGTNWEYGMSVDLLGRVVEVASGKRLGDFLQERLFTPLQMKDTAFSVPADKQSRIAEPFTTDPFNKAPIKLLDVTIKPNNDSGGAGAAGTAGDYLNFASMMLNGGELNGQRILSPMTVNLMASDMLGSRTTVPLSPGQLLMGVDGYTFGLGFMVRQGQGLASVDGSPGEHMWAGAAGTFFWIDPKEQMAVVVMSQVPGPIRPYYRRMIKQLVSAAVVK
- a CDS encoding esterase; the encoded protein is MKINVYVTRFLMLIASACIAHSAFSQNYPITPLSESALKAPLIINKQGSFFVGGQDVESSTLSTMPAFGSKGTITLDQMYVAYQIPVKAKSTSVVLIHGCCLTGKTWESTPDNRMGWNEYFVRRGFPTYVVDQVGRGRSAVNAASQINAVKTNQVPPEKLPTVIAASHEGAWQIFRFGAEYPKTFENQRFPIAAQKGLWQQMVADWYYGLEEPNATPIALSTLSKELKKTVLISHSQSGIFPFNSAKISNEGIAGIISIEPAVCPSADSDLTPYLKIPSLVMFGDFVELSTRWAPRLKACREFVTKVNAQGGKAELLVLPEIGIKGNTHMLMQDNNSIELASLLSTWIEKCLSIK